From the Betaproteobacteria bacterium genome, the window GGCATGCGCGCGGGCTGATCGTAGAAGCCTGCTTGAAAGCCCTGCGCATATTCGTCGAATCCCCATAGCAGGTACGCGGGTGGCTGCTGGCGACGCGCTCGATACGCTTCGCCGTCGGCATAGCCATCGGCGTACGTAATCGTCCAACCGTAGGTGTGGGCCAGCTCCGCGAAGCTCAGGCGTGTGAATTTCTTCACTGTCGACTCCGTTTCCTCATGCACGGGGTCGAGCAACGTCCATGCCACTGAGTTCATGCCACTGGGCCACGCGGCGCGACGCCTGGAATTGCACGGCAGAACGCTCGCATACCGCAGCACGGACCCGTGTGCGGGGGTTTCCAAGGGGTGGGGCGCTCGCATTCGATGCAGGAAAGCGGCGAACATGCCCGCTGCGATGCTACGAGGTGGCGACGGAACGTCCGCACAGCTGCCGACGCGCAGGCTTCGACCTGGCCCGGATGTTTCACCAGGCCGGCCCGAGCCGTCAGCGTCGCAAGGCGGCGACAATGCCGCGCGTCATCTCGTCGAGCGAGCCGAACACGGTCGCCCCGGCTGCTTCCAGCGCCGTCTTCTTTGCGGCGTAGGTGCCGTGTGCGCCGTGCACGAGCGCGCCTGCGTGGCCCATGCTGACGCCTTCCGGGGCGCTGCGCCCGGCGATCAATGCGAAGGCCGGCTTGGAGAAACCGTGCGCCTCGAGCGCGTGCGCGAATTCTTCCTCTTCCGTGCCGCCGATCTCGCCGATGATCAGCACCGCTTCGGTCTGCGCATCGGCGCCGAAGAACGGCACCAGGTCGGCAAAGCGCACGCCCTTGACGGGGTCGCCGCCGACACCGACCCATACCGACTGGCCGATACCGTGCTGGACCAGGCGATAGCCCGATTCGTACGACAGCGTGCCGCTCTTGGACATGATGCCGAGCGGGCCCGGCGCCAGGGTGGTATCGGGCAGAAAACCGAGCTTCGCTTCGCCCGGCACCGCCATGCCCGGAGTCGACGCCCCGATCCAGGTAACGCCCTTGGCCAGGGTAAGCCGCTTGGCTCGCAAGGCGTCGTGGATCGGCATGCCTTCGGTCGGGGTGACGAGCATCTCGATCCCGGCGGCTATCGCTTCCTCGATCGCGGCCAGCAATTGCTCCGCGCCGACGAAAAGAATGCTGACTTTCGCACCCGTGGCGGCCACGGCTTCCGCGCACGTTCCGAACAAGGGAACACCGTCGATCTGCGTGCCCGCCGCGCGCGGCGATACGCCCGCCACGATATTCGTGCCGTACGCACGCATGAGCTGAAAGTGGCTGCGTCCGGCACGGCCGGTGACGCCTTGCATGATGACCGGCGTGCTGCGCGTGATGCGTGGATCGATCATCGCTTGCGCGCCTGCGCCGCATCGCCCTGTTTCGACAGCGCCACCCGCACCAGCGAAAGCGCCTTTTCCAGATCGGGCTCCACCGCGATCCCGGCCTCGCCGAGCACCGCGCGCGCCTCGTCGAGCCCGTTGCCCACCAGGCGGGTGACGACCGGTACCTTCAGCACCGGGGCTTCCTCGAGCGCCTGCACCAGCAGGCGCGAGAACTCGCCGAGGTGCGTGATTCCGGCGAACACGTTCACCAGCACGCAGCGAACGCTGCGGCCTTCGGCGATCCAGTTGAGCACCTTGACGAGCCGGCTCGCATCGCCGCGCAGTCCCCCGGTACGCACATCGAGAAAGTTGTAGGGCCGGATACCGCCGGCGCGCAACTCGTCGATCAGCATCATCGAAAGCCCGGCGCCGGTGGTGAGCAGACCCAGCTCGCCGTCCGGGTCCACGACCACGTAGTCAAATTCGTGCTGCGCCTTGAGCCAGGTTTCGACATAGGCATGCGAACGCGCTGCGAGCAGCGCGCGCACTTCCGGCTGGCGTCCGAGCGCATTGTCGTCCAGCACCATCTTGGCATCGCCCGCGAGCCAGCCGCCATCGAGTCCGACGAACAACGGGTTCACTTCCAGTAGCACGGCATCGCGACGCAGGAACATTTCGCCCAGCCGCGTGCCGGCTTCGGTGATCGCCTGACGGATGTGCTGCGGGGCCGAGGCAGCCAGCTCACCGACTGCGGCGGCAAGCGCCTGCGGTTGCGGCGCGACCAGCTTCGATCGCACCGCGCCGGAGGTTTCGATATCCACGCCGCCGCTGGCAGCAACGAGCACGCGCACCTCGCCGCTTGCGGGCGCGAGCATGAAGCCGAGATAGGCCTCATCCGCCCGGTCGCGCCGGCTCTCGATGCGGCACGCGCCCACGCCGTGGCCGCGATGGACCTGGCCGAGCATGCCGGCCACCAGCGCACGCAATTCGGCACGCGATTCGCTCGCGCGCACCAGCCCTGCCTTACCCCGACCGCCGGCCGGCACCTGCGCCTTGACGACCCAGGGTCCGGGCGGCAACACGGCTTCATCGACCGCTTCGGCCGATTCGACCAGGCAACCCTGCGGCACCGCAATGCCGACGGCATCGAGCAGCGTTTTCGCGTCGTGTTCGAGCAGATACATCTCAATGCCCCTCCTGATTAGCGATGGCGCTAATCAGCATGCCTCTTGAGCGGGGTGCGCGCTTGCGGGCGACGCAGCGCGCGCATGAGCGGCGCGAGATCCGGCGAACGATCCAAGGCAAGCAAGGTGCCAGCGAGCTCGCGCGCTTCGGCACGGCTCATGCCGGCGAGCGCGACGTTGGCGCAAAATTTCTCTTCCAGCTCCTGCGCGGTGAGCGGCGCGTCCGGATGACCCTTGGCCTCGGCCGCCTGCACGCTCACGCGCCCGAACGGGCCACTCGCCTCGATCTCGCACGCGCCCACATCGCGCGCGGCGCTGCCGGCAATCGGTTCGGCGTGGATGCGCTCGATCCACGCGCGTACTGGCGGCCGCGGCGGCACGTCGTCGAGGAGATGGATCGGCCGCACCGCGCCGTGACAAAGGGCGACAGCCACGGTCCAGAAGACACTGAACTGCGCATCGAGCCAGCGTTCGGGGGTGAGTCGAAACGCTTCCCGGCGCCCGACCACGTCGTGCGCCTGGCTTCCCATCCGCACTTCGATCGCCTGCACCCGATCGAGATCGGGACCGAGCTTCTCACGCAGCGCGAGCGCCGCGCTCACCGCCGGATGTGTCAGCCGGCACGACGGATACGGCTTGATCGACAGGCGCGCCGCCTCGTATTGCTCGCCGAGTGCCTGTAGCGCACGATCGGGCTCGAAGCGGCCGCGCAGGTAGACGCGCGCGAATCCATCTTCGCCGGTGAAAGGCGCCTCCACCCCGCTCAGGCCGCGCTGCGCCATCAGCGCGGCTTTCAGTCCGTTGGCCGCCGCGATGCCCGGCTGCAAATGCTTGGTCGCCGCCCCCTCGCGCGATGACTGGTGATTGCCGCTCGCGAAGCAATAGACGATGCCGAGCGCTCGGCGCCGCGCCTGCTCGTCCAGTCCGAGGACATGCGAAGCGGCCAACGCGGCGCCGAAGTGCCCGAGCAGCGCCGTGTAGATCCAGCCGCTTTGCACGAGACTCAGGTTGGTCGCCATGCCGAGCCGGCACGTGAGCTCGATGCCGCCGACGATCGCCTCCAGCAGTCTTGCCCCGGCTACGTCGCCCCGATATTCCGCCGCCGCCAGTGCGGCGGGGATCGCGGCTGCACCCGCATGCAACACGGCTTCGTCGTGCGTATCGTCCAGCTCCAGCACGTGACCGAAGTAGCCGTTGGCCATGGCGGCGCTCCAGGGCGAAGCGCGCTGCCCGCCGGTGACCGATGCCGTGTGCCGGCCGGCATCGTCGAGCAGGACTTCGAGCCACGGCGGCAGTCCCACCGCGGCCCGCCCCGCAATCATGTCGCCGGTGAAGTCGAGCAGCTCGTCGAGCGCCGCGCGCTGGAGCTCGGCGCCGAACGCATTCCAGTCGAGCCCGCACGACCAGTGTGCAAACGCACCTGCGACGGCATCGTCGCTGCGCGCGGTCGATTCGTGCGAGCTCAAGGGCTGGTCTCGGGCAAGTGGCGGGACGACATCGAACAGCTTGCGCAGCCGACTGGCGCACGTGGCGCTAGAGGCATGCGAGCGAGTATAGCATCGTGCTTGCGCACGCCTCGACTCGTGTGGCGCGTTGCGGCGAGCGCGCTCGGGGCGCATGCTAGAATCGAAACGCTTTTCCTCCCCTCACATATTCGATTCCACGAACAGGAACCATGGGTGTCCGCCGCGCCCCATGAACTGACGGAGACTTCAGTGGACTTCACCCTGAGCGACGAGCAACGCGAGATGATCGACACGCTGCGCAAGTTCCGGCAAAAGGAGCTCGCGCCGAAAGCGATCCGGTGGCTGAACGGCGAGTACCCCTACGAGAATCTCAAGCAGCTGGCGCAGATGGGCATCCTCGGCATGTCGGTGCCCGAAGAGTACGGCGGCTCCGGCGCCAGCGTGCTCGATGCCGTGCTCGCCATGGAGGAGATCGGCAAGAGCTGCTACGTCACGGCGCTGGCTGCGCTGGGCGAGATCGGCGTGCAGACGCGCATCATCAGCGAATACGCGCCCGAGCCGCTCAGGAAGAAATGGCTGCCGAAGATAGCCAGCGGTGATTTCATCCTCGCCATCCTGCTGACCGAGCCCGATGCCGGCACCGACGTGCCGAACTACCGCACCAACACCGAGATCAAGGGTTCGAAGGCGATCGTCAACGGGCAGAAAACGCTCATCTCGCGCGCCGACATCGCGGACCTTATGATCGTGTTCACGCGCGTGAACGGTGTGCCGGGCGCAGCCGGCATCGGCTGCGTCATCGTCGAGAAGGGCGCCAAAGGCTACAGCGCCGAGGGCAAGTACCACACGATGGGCGGCGAGCACCTGTGCGAGGTGCTGTTCGACAACGTGGAAGTGCCCGCCGAGAACGTGATCCTGCGCGACAACGGCATGAAGAAGCTGCTTTCCGCCTTCAACATGCAACGCTGCCTCAATTCCTCGATCTGCCTCGGCATGGCCGAGGGGGCGCTGGAGGAAGCGGTCAAGTACCTGCGCGATCGCAAGGCGTTCGGCAAGCCGATCGGCGACTTCCAGGGCATGCGCTGGAAGGCGGCCGACATGATGATCGAGATCGAAGCCGGCCGCGGGCTGCTGTACCGCGCGGCGGTGAGCGGCAACCCGTTTCCCGATCCGACCATGGCGGCGATGGCGAAGATCTATTGCAACGAGATGGCCATTCGCGTCACCAGCCAGGCGGTGCAGGTGCACGGCGGCTATGGCTACGTGGACGAGTTCGCCGTGTCGCGGTTGTTCCGCGGCGCGCGCTTCGGCAGCCTCGGTGGCGGCACCACCGAGACGCTGCGCAACCTCGTCGGGCGCAAGGTGGTCGAGCACATGGATCTCGCCACCGGCGTCCACAGCCTGAATTTCGTCTGAGGCGAACGCTGCACTGCAGTCGCTCGAGGCTGCACATGGATTCGACGCTTTGTCCTTCCATGCCTGACCAACTCCCGGAGGGAGAGGGCAGCGTGTAGCGGACGGCCGCTCCGTAAGCTGAGGCTCGAAGGATGGCCTGCGCACCTCGCATCGATCGCCGCCTGTCGGTCGCGCCCATGATGGACGTGACCGATCGGCATTGCCGCTTCTTCCTGCGCCAGATCTCGCGTCGCACCCTGCTTTACACCGAGATGATCACGACCGGCGCGCTCGTCCATGGCGACGTCGACCGGCACCTGCGCATCCATCCCGACGAGCATCCGGTCGCGCTGCAGCTCGGCGGGTCGGAACCCGAAGCGCTCGCGCATTGCGCACGACTCGCCGAGCGCTACGGCTACGACGAGGTCAATCTCAACATCGGCTGCCCGAGCGAGCGCGTGCAGCGGGGTGCGTTCGGCGCCTGCCTCATGGCCGAGCCGGAGCTTGTTGCCGACTGCATGCGTGCGATGCGGGAAGCATGCAGTCTCCCTGTTACCGTCAAGCATCGGATCGGCATCGACCGCATCGAGGATTACGGTTTCATGCACCGATTCGTCGAGACGGTCGCGGCAGCCGGCTGCCCGACTTTCGCCGTGCATGCGCGCCATGCCATCCTGAAAGGCCTCACACCGAAGGAGAACCGCGAGATCCCACCGCTTCGCTACGGCGAAGTGCATCGGCTGAAGCAGGACTTTCCCGACCTGGAGATCGTCATCAACGGTGGTCTTCGCACATGGCCGGAAATCGACGAGCAGCTCGCCACAGTCGATGGGGTCATGATCGGTCGCGCCGCCGACAACGATCCATGGCTTCTGGCCGAAGCCGACACCCGCGTCTTCGGCGGGGCCGACCCGCAGCCCACGCGCGCGCAAGTGATCGCCGCGGTCGCGCGCTACGCCGAAGCCGAAATCGCGCACGGCACGCCGTTGCGGCATATCGTGCGCCACATGTACGGGCTCTATCGCGGCCGCCCGGTGGCGCGGCGCTGGCGGCAGATGCTTTCGGATACGGCGGGGCTGCAGGCGAACGATCCGCGGCTGCTGTGGCGCGCGCTCGAAGCGATCGAACAGCGCGAGTTCGTCGTTACTGAGGCCTGAACGCCGTCCGCGATCGGAAACCACACCACCCCGCCTCCTTCGCCAGCACCCCTCCTCATGAGAGGAGGGGAAAAATGCAGCTTCCCCTCCTTACCAAGGAGGGGCGGGACGCGACAACGTCGCGGACGGGGTGGTCACGAATCGCATCGCCCGGTGCTCGCCTGCACGAACGCACGGCTACATCGCAACGACCCCACGTCCGATCTCGATCACGCGTCCCGAAACGAAAATCCGCTTTTCTTCATCGACCCGCAGTCCGAGCCGGCACGCCCGCCCCAGATGATCGCCCTGCATGACGATCGCATTGAGCGGTAGTCGCTCTCCCTGGGCGATGAACCAGCCACCCAGGTTGGCGCACGCCGAGCCGGTTCCCGGATCCTCGGTGAGGCCGCCCTGCTTCTCGAAGAACAATCGCACCCGGATGCGACTCGCATCCTCGCGCGCCCAGACATAGGCGAGCCCGCGCCGCTTGGCTCCGACGCACTCGGCCACGAGACGTTCGACATTCGGCCGGCAGCGTTGCACCGCGTCGGCAGACGCGAGCGGCACGATCAGCTGCTCCGAGCCCGTGTCGACCCACAACGCCCCGTCGCGCACATCCGATGGCTCGATGCCCAGAATGCCGGCAACCTGGCTGCGTGACAAACCCGCATCACGCCACGTCGGCTCGTTCGCCTGCAGTGTCCACCGCTCGCCCTGGGCCTCGACCGGGATGACACCCGCCTGCATCTCGAGCGCGACTCGATCGCCGCAACCCGAGAGGCTGCGCACGACATGCGCACTACCCAGCGTGGGATGACCCGCGAAGGGCATCTCGAAGCTCGGCGTGAAGATGCGAACGCGCCGGGTCGCTTCCGGGCAGGCCGGCGGCAGCAGAAACGTCGTTTCGGAGAGATTGAACTGCAGCGCGAGCGCCTGCATGGTTTCGGTGTCGAGCGCGCTGCCCTCCTCGAACACGCACAGCGGATTGCCGCCGAGCGACGTCTCGGCAAAGACGTTGACGATGCGAAATCGCAGCTCATGCGCCATGACTGCTCCCTGCGAAACAGGCCGCGTCCATTGTAGTATGAGGCTCTTCGTACCGGAGAGAGCCCTCATGCCCAGCGCCCGACTTTTGCCCGATCTGGAAATGCACTACCGGGTCGACGACTTCACCCATCCCTGGACCACGCCCGAGACGATCCTGCTGCTGCATGGCAATGCGGAGAGCGGAGCGGCCTGGTATCGTTGGGTGCCGGTGCTCGGGCGGCGCTTTCGCGTCGTGCGGCCCGACATGCGCGGCTTCGGTCAATCGACGCCCATGCCGCGCGATTTTCCGTGGTCGCTCGATACGATCATCGACGACTATTGCCGCCTGCTCGATTCGATCGCGATCGAGCGCGTGCACCTCGTGGGCGCCAAGATCGCGGGCGTGATCAGCCGCGCGTTTGCCGCACGCCGGCCGCATCGGATCACAACGCTCACGGTGGTCGGCTCGCCGCCGCCGCTGCGCAAGGGCGCCGACAAGATCCCGGAGCTCACGCGCGAATTCGAAACGCTGGGCATCGAGCATTGGGCCCGGCGCAACATGGCGGGCCGCCTGGGCGACGAGTTTCCGCCGCAGGGAATCGACTGGTGGACGCGCTTCATGGGTCGCACCGCACTTTCCACCGAGATCGGCTTCAACGCCGCGATCAATTATTCGGACATCCGCGCGGACATTCCGAAGATCCGTTGTCCCACGCTCGTCATCACCACCGAAGGCAGCGGGCTCGCCTCGGTGGAGGAGACGCGTGCCTGGCAGGCGCAGATCGCCGATTCGCGTCTGCTGGTTCTTCCGGGCAACTCGTACCACGTCGCCGCGAGCCATCCGGAGCGCTGCGCCCAGGCCACGCTCGACTTCATCGACGAGGTGGCGGCGCGCGGACGCTGAGCACACTGCTCCGCGATATCCGAGGTCCCTTTCGAAATCCCTATGGGGTCCGATATCCCCATAGGGTCTTGTTATTCACTTTCGCGACGCAAGAAGCAAGACCTGACCCCGGGCCACTACGGCTCACCGTTCGCGCGCGTCGCATGCGGCATCGTCAGTGCATCCTGCAACGAGACGGTAGTGCGAGACCACTGGAAACGGATCGTAGAAGTGGTGCAGCAGACGCTTCCACTCGGCGTATTCGGGCGAGCGGCGAAAGCCGACTTCGTGTGCCTCGAACGTCTCCCAGCGCACGAGGAGCACGTATTCGTTCAGGCGCTCGAAGCAGCGCTGCAGCTCGTGCGACAGGTATCCTGGCATGGAGGCGATGATCGCCTGTGCCTTGCGAAACGACGTCTCGAATTCCGCTTCCGTGCCGGCTCGAACGCTCAACGGCGCCACTTCGAGGATCATGTTGTTCTCCTGCTATCGGCCAGGAAAGCTACCAACTCACGTGTCCGTGGTGAAAACTTCGCAAGCACATCGTCCTCGATCAAATGAAGTACCCGCATCTGAACAAGTTGTTCCACCATCCTGGAGCGTCGCGCGTCGTTGAACGCCCGAGCGAGCTCTTCGTCTCGATCCTCGATTCGACGATAGAGGTTGAGGTACCGCTCATGAAAGGACCCGTCTGATGTGGACGCAAGCACTTTCACCTCATTCAGGACTCGCTCGCAGAAGCGTTCAAGCGCGACTTCGCGAAGCGCACGAAAAAGCTTCCAATCGGTTTCCGGTATATCGTGGAGCATTGGGGGCAGTCCGGCAGCTGGGGTCTCCAAAGGGGTCAGGTCTTGCTTGTTGCAGTGTCAGTCAGTCGACGACAACTGGCAGAGCTGCAACAAGCAAGACCTGACCCCACCCGATCATTTCGACTGGAACTGAGCGAACACCTCCGCCCCGGTCAGGTTCGTCGTCGGATTGGCGAACGCATAGAATTCGGGCTTCTCGTCGATGAAGATCTGATGCGTGAGCGCCCACGGCTCGCCATCGCCAAACACGCCCGCCGGCACGAAGTAGCGTGGACCCTGCTTGAGCCGATAGAAAAGATGCGTCCCGCATTGGCGGCAGAAGCCGCGCTCGGCCCACGCCGAAGACGCGTAGACCGAGACGTTGTCCTCGTTCTCGATGCGGAAGTCGGCTCCGCAGTCGACCGCGAGCAGCGGACCGCCGCCCCACTTGCGGCAGATCGTGCAATGACATGCGGCCACGCTGTCGTCCTGGATCGTGGCCGACACACACACCGCGCCGCACAGACAGCTTCCCTTGCGTTCCTTCGCACTCGTCATGGCGTTCTCCTTTCAACCGACTCACGCGCACCAGCGTCGAGAAACACCTCACACGCTATGGCGCACGCGCGCATACAGCACCGCATCGATCACCTGGCCATCCTTGAAGACGCTGCGCCGAAGCAGGCCTTCGCGCTCGAAGCCGCATTTCTCCAGCACGCGCATCGAGGCCGGATTCCACGCGAACACGCGTGCTTCCAGGCGCTCGATATCGAAGTCTCCGAGCACGAAATCCGACGCCGCCCGACAGGCAGCGCTCATGATGCCGCGGCGCCAATAAGGCTCGCCCAGCCAATAGCCGAAGTGGGCCGATCGCGCGTCCACCCTTGCAGGGCGCGCATCGGCATGCAGGCCGATGCCGCTCGGCCGGCGCGAACCATGGTTCGCCAAACCCCGGCCTCGCCCTTCGCCCGGCTCCGCGCCGATGCCGCCCACCGTTTGCCCCTCGACTTCGATCGCCCAGTGCATTCGTACGGGCATGCGCTCCAGAATCTCAAACCAGCGATCGGCGTCGGCCTCGGTGTACGGATGCGGAAACTTGTGGGTGAGGTTACGCCAGATATTGCGATTGTTCGCCACGCGCAGCAGCGCCGGCTTGTCGGACCGGTCCCAGTCGCGCACCACGCAAAGCCCGCAATCGAGTCGCATCGGTTCAGACTCGGTTCGCCACGATCATCGTTCGTACGACGATCAATCGCCGGCTCGACCGGGCGGATTCGCTTCGAACCAGCTCGCGATGGCGGGCATGTCGCGTTCGAATCCGCCGGGTACCGAAAAGTTGAGCACGCCCGCGCGCGCGCCGCCACGATTCTCGAAGTCGTGCGTGACCCCACCGGGCACCAATACGAAGCTGCCCTTGGGCGCGTCACTCCATTCGCCGTCGACGGACACGCTCATCGTACCTTCGATCACGTAGAAGACGTCATCCTCGGCATGCGAATGCGGGCCCGGCCCCTTCGTGTGCGGCTCGAGCCACCACTCCGAGATCGAGTAGCGCGATGCCGTCTCCTCGCCATCAGCCTTGAAGACCGCAGCGATACGACCCATGGCGTAGGCACGCCCTGCACCCGGGGCAAGGACGACGGC encodes:
- a CDS encoding antibiotic biosynthesis monooxygenase, which gives rise to MILEVAPLSVRAGTEAEFETSFRKAQAIIASMPGYLSHELQRCFERLNEYVLLVRWETFEAHEVGFRRSPEYAEWKRLLHHFYDPFPVVSHYRLVAGCTDDAACDARER
- the dusA gene encoding tRNA dihydrouridine(20/20a) synthase DusA; this translates as MACAPRIDRRLSVAPMMDVTDRHCRFFLRQISRRTLLYTEMITTGALVHGDVDRHLRIHPDEHPVALQLGGSEPEALAHCARLAERYGYDEVNLNIGCPSERVQRGAFGACLMAEPELVADCMRAMREACSLPVTVKHRIGIDRIEDYGFMHRFVETVAAAGCPTFAVHARHAILKGLTPKENREIPPLRYGEVHRLKQDFPDLEIVINGGLRTWPEIDEQLATVDGVMIGRAADNDPWLLAEADTRVFGGADPQPTRAQVIAAVARYAEAEIAHGTPLRHIVRHMYGLYRGRPVARRWRQMLSDTAGLQANDPRLLWRALEAIEQREFVVTEA
- a CDS encoding cupin domain-containing protein, with amino-acid sequence MGRIAAVFKADGEETASRYSISEWWLEPHTKGPGPHSHAEDDVFYVIEGTMSVSVDGEWSDAPKGSFVLVPGGVTHDFENRGGARAGVLNFSVPGGFERDMPAIASWFEANPPGRAGD
- a CDS encoding GNAT family N-acetyltransferase, translating into MRLDCGLCVVRDWDRSDKPALLRVANNRNIWRNLTHKFPHPYTEADADRWFEILERMPVRMHWAIEVEGQTVGGIGAEPGEGRGRGLANHGSRRPSGIGLHADARPARVDARSAHFGYWLGEPYWRRGIMSAACRAASDFVLGDFDIERLEARVFAWNPASMRVLEKCGFEREGLLRRSVFKDGQVIDAVLYARVRHSV
- a CDS encoding acyl-CoA dehydrogenase — protein: MDFTLSDEQREMIDTLRKFRQKELAPKAIRWLNGEYPYENLKQLAQMGILGMSVPEEYGGSGASVLDAVLAMEEIGKSCYVTALAALGEIGVQTRIISEYAPEPLRKKWLPKIASGDFILAILLTEPDAGTDVPNYRTNTEIKGSKAIVNGQKTLISRADIADLMIVFTRVNGVPGAAGIGCVIVEKGAKGYSAEGKYHTMGGEHLCEVLFDNVEVPAENVILRDNGMKKLLSAFNMQRCLNSSICLGMAEGALEEAVKYLRDRKAFGKPIGDFQGMRWKAADMMIEIEAGRGLLYRAAVSGNPFPDPTMAAMAKIYCNEMAIRVTSQAVQVHGGYGYVDEFAVSRLFRGARFGSLGGGTTETLRNLVGRKVVEHMDLATGVHSLNFV
- a CDS encoding succinate--CoA ligase subunit alpha, translated to MIDPRITRSTPVIMQGVTGRAGRSHFQLMRAYGTNIVAGVSPRAAGTQIDGVPLFGTCAEAVAATGAKVSILFVGAEQLLAAIEEAIAAGIEMLVTPTEGMPIHDALRAKRLTLAKGVTWIGASTPGMAVPGEAKLGFLPDTTLAPGPLGIMSKSGTLSYESGYRLVQHGIGQSVWVGVGGDPVKGVRFADLVPFFGADAQTEAVLIIGEIGGTEEEEFAHALEAHGFSKPAFALIAGRSAPEGVSMGHAGALVHGAHGTYAAKKTALEAAGATVFGSLDEMTRGIVAALRR
- a CDS encoding alpha/beta fold hydrolase, whose amino-acid sequence is MVSVSSALPSSNTHSGLPPSDVSAKTLTMRNRSSCAMTAPCETGRVHCSMRLFVPERALMPSARLLPDLEMHYRVDDFTHPWTTPETILLLHGNAESGAAWYRWVPVLGRRFRVVRPDMRGFGQSTPMPRDFPWSLDTIIDDYCRLLDSIAIERVHLVGAKIAGVISRAFAARRPHRITTLTVVGSPPPLRKGADKIPELTREFETLGIEHWARRNMAGRLGDEFPPQGIDWWTRFMGRTALSTEIGFNAAINYSDIRADIPKIRCPTLVITTEGSGLASVEETRAWQAQIADSRLLVLPGNSYHVAASHPERCAQATLDFIDEVAARGR
- a CDS encoding GFA family protein, which codes for MTSAKERKGSCLCGAVCVSATIQDDSVAACHCTICRKWGGGPLLAVDCGADFRIENEDNVSVYASSAWAERGFCRQCGTHLFYRLKQGPRYFVPAGVFGDGEPWALTHQIFIDEKPEFYAFANPTTNLTGAEVFAQFQSK
- a CDS encoding PhzF family phenazine biosynthesis isomerase, with protein sequence MAHELRFRIVNVFAETSLGGNPLCVFEEGSALDTETMQALALQFNLSETTFLLPPACPEATRRVRIFTPSFEMPFAGHPTLGSAHVVRSLSGCGDRVALEMQAGVIPVEAQGERWTLQANEPTWRDAGLSRSQVAGILGIEPSDVRDGALWVDTGSEQLIVPLASADAVQRCRPNVERLVAECVGAKRRGLAYVWAREDASRIRVRLFFEKQGGLTEDPGTGSACANLGGWFIAQGERLPLNAIVMQGDHLGRACRLGLRVDEEKRIFVSGRVIEIGRGVVAM